From Microbacterium pseudoresistens, the proteins below share one genomic window:
- a CDS encoding sensor histidine kinase encodes MTTTTPPGPAVADHAATGAQHKPPLRLFVTLLELAALGVFGTAIVAALSGLFAAGLGLTFVFGIGLILLVGFVYALYGLAWFEVARVDGLYGFGLSALRPRPRTSPGFGGWLRSLGRQAIDGSMWRALAHFALAVMLGALVLRIASWFGWSVVSAFSPLFTAADADTGWGTRYPVAWAPLVGGLGVLASLAILWGIARLHRVLARAIIAGPSREAELNERITASTAQRAGAVRAADVERTRIERDLHDGVQPRLVSVGMTLGMAQQKIDTDPTAAKALIEEAHTSTKAAITELRQLARGIHASVLDDRGLDAALSALAGRSPIPVALDVRLDGRCSRDAEAAVYFSIAESLTNAAKHSRASEARVTVRVRDGGTLWARIEDNGLGGAQVVPGGGLDGISNRVLAAGGTVRLDSPTGGPTSLEVSVPCAS; translated from the coding sequence ATGACCACCACCACGCCTCCCGGACCCGCGGTCGCTGACCACGCGGCGACCGGCGCACAGCACAAGCCGCCGCTGCGGCTGTTCGTCACCCTGCTCGAACTGGCCGCTCTCGGTGTGTTCGGCACGGCGATCGTCGCCGCGCTGTCGGGACTGTTCGCGGCCGGCCTCGGCCTCACCTTCGTCTTCGGCATCGGGCTGATCCTGCTCGTCGGCTTCGTCTACGCGCTGTACGGGCTCGCCTGGTTCGAGGTCGCGCGCGTCGACGGGCTGTACGGGTTCGGGCTCTCGGCCCTGCGCCCCCGGCCACGCACCTCCCCCGGGTTCGGCGGATGGCTGCGGTCGCTGGGGCGGCAGGCGATCGACGGGTCGATGTGGCGCGCGCTCGCGCACTTCGCCCTCGCGGTGATGCTCGGCGCGCTCGTGCTGCGCATCGCATCATGGTTCGGCTGGTCGGTCGTCTCGGCGTTCTCGCCGCTGTTCACCGCGGCTGATGCCGACACGGGATGGGGCACGCGCTACCCGGTGGCCTGGGCCCCGTTGGTCGGCGGGCTCGGCGTCCTCGCCTCGCTCGCGATCCTGTGGGGCATCGCCCGCCTGCACCGGGTGCTCGCCCGCGCGATCATCGCCGGCCCCTCGCGGGAGGCCGAGCTGAACGAACGCATCACGGCCTCCACCGCGCAGCGGGCAGGGGCGGTGCGCGCCGCCGACGTGGAGCGCACCCGCATCGAACGCGACCTGCACGATGGGGTCCAGCCCCGGCTCGTGTCGGTCGGGATGACCCTGGGCATGGCCCAGCAGAAGATCGACACGGATCCGACCGCTGCCAAGGCGCTCATCGAAGAGGCTCACACCTCGACCAAGGCGGCGATCACCGAGTTGCGCCAGCTGGCCCGCGGCATCCACGCCTCGGTGCTCGACGATCGCGGGCTGGATGCGGCGCTGTCGGCTCTCGCCGGACGCTCGCCGATCCCGGTGGCGCTGGATGTGCGCCTCGACGGCCGGTGCAGCAGAGATGCGGAGGCAGCCGTGTACTTCTCGATCGCCGAGTCGCTGACCAACGCGGCCAAGCACTCCCGGGCCAGCGAGGCCCGCGTGACAGTGCGGGTGCGCGACGGCGGCACGCTGTGGGCGCGCATCGAGGACAACGGCCTCGGTGGGGCGCAGGTCGTTCCTGGTGGCGGTCTCGACGGCATCTCGAACCGGGTGCTCGCCGCCGGCGGCACTGTGCGCCTGGACAGCCCGACCGGCGGTCCCACGAGCCTGGAGGTGAGCGTTCCATGCGCATCCTGA
- a CDS encoding DUF4097 family beta strand repeat-containing protein, translating into MTNTPLTPPAAANDPAPAASASTPPPAGGGHGGAGTVITIVAAVVGGFALIGATGGAAVAATGQFVDDSASHGIALDAAHVTDLELRSGGAEVTVRFADVDDAQLVVDGHSRGDWTMARDGDTLRVASPRGVFSWLGQGWWFGDETRVTLTLPDELSGVLDADFRIDAGQLTVHGAFDELDLRLSAGSMRVEAEASSVEAEVNAGAADLTLDGVKDADLTMSAGTMTALFTGAQPDELDAEVSAGSMRITVPRGEYALQRDVSAGRFDSEVDTNGSSPHRITAKVSAGGLTIEAQR; encoded by the coding sequence ATGACGAACACACCTCTCACCCCACCCGCCGCAGCGAACGATCCTGCCCCCGCGGCATCCGCCTCCACTCCCCCGCCCGCCGGTGGCGGCCACGGCGGCGCCGGCACTGTCATAACGATCGTCGCGGCCGTGGTCGGCGGCTTCGCGCTCATCGGCGCGACCGGCGGCGCGGCCGTCGCGGCGACCGGGCAGTTCGTCGACGATTCCGCCAGTCATGGGATCGCGCTGGATGCAGCGCATGTGACCGATCTCGAGCTGAGGTCGGGCGGGGCCGAGGTCACGGTGCGGTTCGCCGATGTCGATGATGCCCAACTGGTGGTCGACGGACATTCGCGGGGAGACTGGACGATGGCCCGCGACGGCGACACCCTCCGCGTCGCCAGCCCGCGCGGCGTCTTCTCCTGGTTGGGGCAGGGGTGGTGGTTCGGCGATGAGACGCGGGTGACGTTGACGCTGCCCGACGAGCTGAGCGGCGTCCTCGACGCCGACTTCAGGATCGACGCCGGTCAGCTGACCGTGCACGGAGCGTTCGACGAGCTCGATCTGCGGCTGTCGGCAGGTTCCATGCGCGTGGAGGCAGAGGCGTCCTCGGTGGAGGCGGAGGTCAATGCGGGTGCTGCCGATCTCACCCTCGATGGGGTGAAGGACGCCGATCTCACCATGTCGGCGGGCACGATGACAGCGCTGTTCACGGGTGCGCAGCCCGATGAGCTGGATGCGGAGGTGAGCGCCGGATCGATGCGCATCACGGTGCCGCGCGGTGAGTACGCGTTGCAGCGCGACGTGTCGGCGGGGAGGTTCGATTCCGAGGTGGATACGAACGGTTCTTCGCCGCATCGGATCACCGCGAAGGTGTCGGCCGGAGGCCTCACGATCGAGGCTCAGCGCTGA
- a CDS encoding pyrimidine reductase family protein yields MSARIDRILPTPGDDLDDEAILAAYAPTAGSWLRMNFVSSIDGAATHDGRSGGLGDEADQRVFALLRRQADVVLVGAGTIRIEEYDGFRLGDDDAAWRAARGMPEHPVLAIVSGSLDLDPASAVFTDAPVRPIVYTVAASDARARAALEPVADVVDAGEHDIDPRAVRDDLVGRGLARIHSEGGPHLFGSFIEAGVVDELCLTLAPSLQAGDAGRIARSDTSTPRDMRLAALLRSGDELFLRYRTR; encoded by the coding sequence ATGAGCGCACGCATCGACCGCATCCTGCCGACGCCCGGCGACGACCTCGACGACGAGGCGATCCTCGCGGCGTACGCACCGACGGCCGGATCGTGGTTGCGGATGAACTTCGTGTCGAGCATCGATGGCGCGGCGACGCACGACGGACGCTCCGGCGGGCTCGGCGACGAGGCCGACCAACGGGTGTTCGCGCTGCTGCGGCGGCAGGCCGACGTCGTGCTCGTGGGCGCGGGCACGATCCGCATCGAGGAGTACGACGGGTTCCGCCTCGGCGACGACGACGCGGCCTGGCGTGCGGCGCGGGGGATGCCCGAGCATCCCGTGCTCGCCATCGTGTCGGGCTCGCTCGACCTCGACCCCGCATCAGCGGTGTTCACGGATGCTCCGGTGCGGCCGATCGTCTACACCGTCGCCGCGTCGGATGCACGGGCGCGCGCCGCACTGGAACCGGTGGCCGACGTCGTGGATGCGGGCGAGCACGACATCGATCCGCGGGCGGTGCGCGACGACCTCGTGGGGCGAGGTCTCGCGCGCATCCATTCCGAGGGCGGGCCGCACCTGTTCGGCAGCTTCATCGAAGCCGGTGTCGTCGACGAGCTGTGCCTCACCCTCGCGCCCTCCCTGCAGGCCGGCGACGCGGGCCGCATCGCCCGCTCGGACACGAGCACTCCGCGCGACATGCGGCTCGCCGCGCTCCTGCGCTCAGGCGACGAGCTCTTCCTCCGCTACCGCACTCGCTGA
- a CDS encoding DUF3566 domain-containing protein produces the protein MSTVADKLAKKSSKRTSGKQVRLRLVYVDFWSALKLSFLGAVALAIATLVSFFLMYLVLQATGLVGKADEIVSGVTDGSISLVQVLGLPQVMAFGSVVAILNLIVFTVLGAIIAGIYNLAVKVTGGLLVGFTSN, from the coding sequence ATGAGCACGGTAGCCGACAAGCTGGCGAAGAAGTCGTCGAAGAGGACCAGTGGAAAGCAGGTGCGCCTGCGCCTGGTGTACGTCGACTTCTGGTCGGCGCTGAAGCTCTCCTTCCTCGGCGCCGTGGCGCTGGCGATCGCGACCCTCGTGTCGTTCTTCCTCATGTACCTCGTGCTGCAGGCGACGGGGCTGGTCGGCAAGGCCGACGAGATCGTCAGCGGCGTGACCGACGGGTCGATCTCTCTCGTGCAGGTGCTGGGGCTGCCGCAGGTGATGGCGTTCGGCTCGGTCGTCGCGATCCTCAACCTCATCGTGTTCACGGTGCTCGGGGCGATCATCGCGGGCATCTACAACCTCGCGGTGAAGGTGACCGGCGGCCTTCTCGTCGGCTTCACCTCCAACTGA
- a CDS encoding NUDIX hydrolase: protein MTAASTGRFAVIPAVYVYLRRGDDVLLQLRAGTGYMDGMWAAGAAGHIEPGETARAAALREAGEELGVAVDAGALTPLTVMQRTDGTTAAIEQRADWFFTASEWTGTPSIREPGKCAGLTWFALDALPAAMPAYERQVLNGLAAGSLPLFSDFGFTADAGIHPADASALEKGTAR, encoded by the coding sequence ATGACCGCCGCATCCACCGGCCGCTTCGCCGTCATCCCCGCCGTGTACGTGTACCTGCGCCGCGGAGACGACGTGCTGCTCCAGCTGCGCGCAGGCACCGGATACATGGACGGGATGTGGGCGGCCGGCGCCGCCGGACACATCGAGCCCGGCGAGACCGCTCGCGCCGCCGCGCTGCGCGAAGCCGGCGAGGAGCTGGGCGTCGCCGTCGACGCCGGGGCCCTCACGCCACTCACGGTCATGCAGCGCACCGACGGCACGACCGCGGCGATCGAGCAGCGCGCGGACTGGTTCTTCACAGCATCCGAGTGGACCGGCACGCCGAGCATCCGCGAGCCGGGCAAGTGCGCGGGGCTCACCTGGTTCGCGCTGGATGCGCTCCCCGCGGCGATGCCCGCTTACGAGCGGCAGGTGCTCAACGGCCTGGCCGCCGGGAGCCTCCCCCTCTTCTCCGACTTCGGGTTCACCGCCGATGCCGGCATCCACCCTGCGGACGCTTCCGCGCTCGAGAAGGGAACCGCACGATGA
- the folP gene encoding dihydropteroate synthase → MTDPTDAPGGTLPRFGVRRIGRREFDFDRQVAVMAVVNRTPDSFYDHGKTFALDRAVEAALTADGQGADWVDIGGVPFGRGAPISPAEEIDRVVPVIEAIVAASDVVVSVDTNNGVVARAAIDAGAAVVNDTSGLGDPEMAGVIAASAAHVVITHSVGPPRVEKPPARFDDVVREVHDFLGARVERAVAAGIPRERIIIDPGHDLDKNTLHTLELTRRFADLADLGLPLLAAVSNKDFVGESIDRPQGERLAGSLAAMVACIERGARIVRMHDVVPSVDAVRMIEAILGMRPPVRVEHNAHPTRNV, encoded by the coding sequence ATGACCGACCCCACCGACGCCCCGGGGGGCACGCTGCCGCGTTTCGGCGTGCGGCGGATCGGGCGGCGCGAGTTCGACTTCGATCGTCAGGTCGCGGTCATGGCCGTGGTCAACCGCACGCCCGACTCGTTCTACGACCACGGCAAGACCTTCGCGCTCGATCGCGCGGTCGAAGCGGCGCTGACCGCCGACGGCCAGGGCGCGGACTGGGTCGACATCGGGGGCGTGCCCTTCGGACGCGGAGCGCCGATCTCGCCCGCCGAGGAGATCGACCGGGTCGTGCCCGTGATCGAGGCGATCGTTGCGGCGAGCGATGTCGTCGTCTCGGTCGACACGAACAACGGCGTCGTGGCGCGCGCGGCGATCGACGCCGGCGCCGCTGTCGTGAACGACACGAGCGGGCTGGGCGACCCCGAGATGGCGGGGGTGATCGCGGCGAGCGCCGCGCACGTCGTCATCACGCACAGCGTGGGGCCGCCGCGGGTGGAGAAACCCCCGGCGCGCTTCGACGACGTCGTGCGCGAGGTGCACGACTTCCTCGGGGCGAGGGTAGAGCGCGCCGTGGCGGCGGGCATCCCGCGGGAGCGGATCATCATCGATCCGGGGCACGACCTCGACAAGAACACCCTGCACACGCTCGAGCTCACCCGACGGTTCGCCGATCTCGCCGATCTCGGGCTGCCGCTGCTCGCGGCCGTGTCGAACAAGGACTTCGTGGGGGAGTCGATCGATCGTCCGCAGGGTGAGCGGCTGGCGGGATCCCTGGCCGCCATGGTCGCGTGCATCGAACGCGGGGCGCGCATCGTGCGGATGCACGACGTGGTGCCGTCGGTCGACGCGGTGCGGATGATCGAGGCGATCCTCGGGATGCGGCCGCCCGTCCGCGTGGAGCACAACGCGCATCCGACGAGGAACGTATGA
- a CDS encoding helix-turn-helix domain-containing protein has translation MDAGAPDLGLDEVGLLADRVRRRLYDYIAAQPAPVSREDAANAAHLSRSLAAYHLDKLAAAGLLDVSYAHPEGRGGPGSGRPAKRYARSAREAAVSLPPRNYVMLANIIASAADAAAPPEFRTALAEAARREGRALGENEPDVGMALRTAGYEPVTDDEGGIVLRNCPFHSVVREHAELACGLNHAFVEGTLCGAGTDPARAELAPAEGRCCVVVHPETAAPLETATPSEERA, from the coding sequence ATGGATGCCGGCGCTCCCGACCTCGGTCTGGATGAAGTGGGTCTGCTCGCCGACCGCGTGCGCCGCAGGCTCTACGACTACATCGCCGCCCAGCCCGCGCCCGTCTCGCGCGAAGACGCCGCGAACGCCGCGCACCTCAGTCGCAGTCTCGCCGCCTACCACCTCGACAAGCTCGCCGCCGCGGGCCTGCTCGACGTGAGCTACGCGCATCCGGAGGGGCGCGGCGGCCCGGGATCCGGTCGCCCGGCCAAGCGCTACGCCCGCAGTGCGCGCGAGGCCGCCGTCAGTCTGCCGCCGCGCAATTACGTCATGCTCGCGAACATCATCGCCTCGGCCGCCGATGCCGCCGCCCCGCCGGAGTTCCGTACGGCGCTCGCCGAGGCGGCGCGGCGCGAGGGGCGCGCGCTCGGGGAGAACGAGCCCGATGTGGGCATGGCCCTGCGCACGGCTGGCTACGAGCCCGTCACTGACGACGAAGGCGGGATCGTGCTGCGCAACTGCCCGTTCCACAGCGTCGTGCGAGAGCACGCCGAGCTGGCCTGCGGCCTCAACCACGCCTTCGTGGAGGGCACGCTGTGCGGCGCGGGCACGGATCCTGCGCGCGCCGAGCTCGCGCCCGCCGAGGGACGGTGCTGCGTGGTCGTGCATCCGGAGACTGCTGCTCCGTTGGAGACTGCCACTCCCTCCGAGGAACGGGCATGA
- a CDS encoding Txe/YoeB family addiction module toxin encodes MRLVWDKSAWEDYTHWQTADRRVLKRIDKLIEECLRDPFEGIGKPEQVKYGAQGSWSRRITDEHRLVYLVDGDDLIVLQARYHY; translated from the coding sequence ATGCGCCTCGTTTGGGACAAGTCCGCCTGGGAGGATTACACACACTGGCAGACTGCCGACCGGCGTGTGCTGAAACGGATCGACAAGCTGATCGAGGAATGTCTGCGCGATCCATTCGAGGGCATCGGAAAGCCCGAGCAGGTGAAGTACGGTGCACAGGGATCCTGGTCACGCCGAATCACCGACGAACACCGCCTCGTCTATCTCGTCGATGGCGATGACCTCATCGTTCTTCAAGCCCGATACCACTACTAG
- the folE gene encoding GTP cyclohydrolase I FolE: MTESTIPRHLDDPPLAPVPLRPEPVAPVHVGGARREPDLARAELAAGDFLAALGMSLDAPHLAETPGRMARAWAEMLTPREFALTTFPNDEQYDELVVVRDIAVRSICEHHLLPFTGRACVGYLPGERIVGLSKLARIVEHFARRPQTQERLTKQIADWLEQNLTPRAVGVVIAAEHSCMTMRGALAAGTSTVTSTLLGSLRDDPRSRQEFLALAGLSPA, translated from the coding sequence ATGACGGAATCGACGATCCCCCGGCACCTCGATGATCCGCCGCTCGCCCCGGTTCCGCTTCGCCCGGAGCCGGTCGCGCCCGTGCACGTCGGCGGCGCGAGGCGCGAACCCGACCTCGCCCGCGCCGAGCTGGCCGCCGGCGACTTCCTCGCGGCGCTGGGGATGTCGCTCGACGCTCCGCACCTTGCGGAGACTCCGGGGCGCATGGCGAGGGCGTGGGCCGAGATGCTCACGCCACGGGAGTTCGCGCTCACCACGTTCCCCAACGACGAGCAGTACGACGAGCTGGTCGTCGTGCGCGACATCGCCGTGCGCTCGATCTGCGAGCACCACCTGCTGCCGTTCACCGGGCGCGCCTGCGTCGGCTACCTTCCGGGGGAGCGGATCGTCGGCCTGTCGAAGCTCGCGCGGATCGTCGAACACTTCGCACGCCGGCCGCAGACCCAGGAGCGCCTCACCAAGCAGATCGCCGACTGGCTGGAGCAGAACCTCACCCCGCGCGCTGTCGGCGTCGTGATCGCCGCCGAGCACTCGTGCATGACCATGCGCGGTGCGCTCGCGGCAGGCACGAGCACCGTCACCTCGACCCTGCTCGGGAGCCTGCGCGACGACCCGCGCTCGCGGCAGGAGTTCCTGGCCCTCGCCGGCCTGTCCCCCGCATGA
- a CDS encoding type II toxin-antitoxin system Phd/YefM family antitoxin gives MSITASEARKTLFPLIERINADREAVEIVSRKGNAVLMPADDYAAWQETAYLFRSPANARRLLDSYERARASQVEEHELDRGE, from the coding sequence ATGTCTATCACCGCGAGCGAAGCCCGGAAGACTCTCTTCCCGTTGATCGAACGGATCAATGCGGATCGCGAGGCAGTGGAGATCGTATCCCGTAAGGGCAATGCCGTCTTGATGCCTGCAGACGATTACGCGGCATGGCAGGAGACGGCCTATTTGTTCCGATCCCCGGCGAACGCACGCAGGCTACTCGACTCTTATGAACGGGCGCGGGCCAGCCAGGTCGAGGAGCACGAGCTCGACAGAGGCGAGTGA
- a CDS encoding LuxR C-terminal-related transcriptional regulator, giving the protein MRILICEDSVLLREGLIRLLEDAGHVVVAALPDATGLDEAVDETDPELCILDVRLPPTFVDEGIRAALALRRRIPQLPLLVLSQYVEERYASDLIAAQTGVAGAEAPGPLGYLLKDRVADVAEFIESVERIAAGATVLDPEVVAQLLTRRTNDDRMRDLTERERTVLALIAEGKSNQAIAGLLFLSAASVEKHITAIFQKLGLEPDESGNRRVLAAIAHLENLGEIR; this is encoded by the coding sequence ATGCGCATCCTGATCTGTGAAGACTCTGTTCTCCTGCGAGAGGGCCTCATCCGGTTGCTGGAGGATGCAGGTCACGTCGTCGTCGCCGCCCTCCCCGACGCGACAGGCCTCGACGAGGCGGTGGATGAGACGGACCCCGAGCTCTGCATCCTCGATGTGCGGCTGCCGCCGACGTTCGTCGACGAGGGGATCCGCGCCGCTCTCGCCCTGCGCCGCCGGATTCCGCAGCTGCCGCTGCTCGTGCTGTCGCAGTACGTCGAGGAGCGCTACGCGAGCGATCTCATCGCCGCGCAGACGGGGGTGGCCGGAGCAGAAGCCCCCGGACCGCTCGGATATCTGCTGAAGGATCGGGTGGCCGATGTCGCCGAGTTCATCGAGTCGGTCGAGCGCATCGCCGCAGGGGCCACGGTGCTCGATCCCGAGGTCGTGGCGCAGCTGCTGACCCGGCGCACGAACGACGACCGGATGCGCGACCTCACCGAGCGCGAGCGCACCGTGCTCGCGCTCATCGCCGAGGGCAAGTCCAACCAGGCGATCGCGGGGCTCCTGTTCCTCTCGGCGGCGAGTGTGGAGAAGCACATCACCGCCATCTTCCAGAAGCTCGGGCTGGAGCCCGACGAATCCGGCAACCGCCGCGTGCTCGCGGCGATCGCCCACCTCGAGAACCTAGGAGAGATCCGATGA
- a CDS encoding TetR/AcrR family transcriptional regulator C-terminal domain-containing protein — MPVALDKQQIVAEAVALLDAEGLDGVTLRKLAGRLGVQQPTLYWHLPNKAALVTEIADAILDQHFPDLAPPPPGTDWREWLAELALRLRGALLAHPDGARIISISQLSVRMAAISEVALGALVAQGVALRHARLIVLTVEHFTVGHVLEEQTGRPGAEDAHGFDIEAFTRDHPMVVSGISEYFGGGRTPDDLFRDCVDVIIRGAGATAGLAS, encoded by the coding sequence ATGCCCGTGGCGCTGGACAAACAGCAGATCGTCGCTGAGGCCGTCGCGCTGCTCGACGCGGAGGGCCTCGACGGGGTGACCCTGCGCAAGCTCGCCGGCCGGCTCGGCGTGCAGCAGCCGACGCTCTACTGGCACCTGCCCAACAAGGCCGCCCTGGTCACCGAGATCGCGGATGCCATCCTCGACCAGCACTTCCCCGACCTCGCACCCCCGCCCCCCGGCACGGACTGGCGGGAGTGGTTGGCAGAGCTCGCCCTGCGACTGCGCGGTGCGCTGCTCGCGCACCCCGACGGCGCCCGGATCATCTCGATCTCGCAGCTCTCGGTGCGCATGGCAGCGATCTCAGAGGTCGCGCTCGGCGCGCTCGTCGCCCAGGGCGTCGCCCTGCGGCATGCGCGACTGATCGTGCTCACGGTGGAGCACTTCACGGTGGGGCACGTGCTGGAGGAGCAGACCGGCCGGCCGGGTGCCGAGGATGCGCATGGTTTCGATATCGAGGCGTTCACGCGGGACCACCCGATGGTGGTCTCGGGGATCTCGGAGTACTTCGGCGGAGGACGCACGCCCGACGACCTGTTCCGCGACTGCGTGGATGTGATCATCCGGGGAGCAGGGGCGACGGCGGGCCTGGCGTCGTGA
- a CDS encoding zinc-binding dehydrogenase, which produces MRGIPISDRFSPGHRQGFGDRAPCFPDVQLDELRELGADAVISTAVSDDALLQAYKSTRGEGFDVIADYLWGRPTAVLLRALIPDDFSVGARSRLIQIGEVAGAEVALPAASLRTSGLEIVGAAKGLTAETVPAIFEQVLTWTREGKLSFPVERVALKDIESAWQGTDLRGRRIVVTA; this is translated from the coding sequence TTGAGAGGCATCCCTATCAGTGATAGATTCAGTCCCGGTCACCGACAGGGATTCGGTGATCGGGCTCCCTGTTTCCCAGACGTCCAGCTGGACGAGCTCCGGGAGCTCGGGGCGGATGCCGTGATCAGCACCGCCGTGTCCGACGACGCGCTGCTGCAGGCCTACAAGAGCACCCGTGGCGAGGGCTTCGACGTGATCGCCGACTACCTCTGGGGCAGGCCGACCGCCGTGCTGCTGCGCGCGCTCATCCCCGACGATTTCTCGGTCGGAGCACGGTCACGGCTGATCCAGATCGGCGAGGTCGCAGGTGCGGAGGTGGCGCTGCCCGCCGCGAGTCTGCGCACGTCGGGGCTGGAGATCGTCGGCGCCGCCAAGGGCCTCACGGCCGAGACCGTGCCCGCGATCTTCGAACAGGTGCTGACCTGGACGCGGGAGGGGAAGCTGTCTTTCCCTGTCGAGAGGGTCGCCCTGAAAGACATCGAGAGCGCCTGGCAGGGCACCGATCTGCGCGGGAGGCGCATCGTCGTGACGGCGTGA